The following are encoded together in the Planococcus antarcticus DSM 14505 genome:
- the mgtE gene encoding magnesium transporter codes for MSVALLEDEITLALIKALKEGKINEFQDILEELQPYDMAIQYRHLPDKHRNKFLLFLTIRQLTEVMQELSKNEQIDILHKLGLEKSAKVLDRMDNDDLALLLADLEPERIEELLSQINQDDSRFVQNTMTYPPETAGRLMNNRYVWIPRHYTIREAVDKIKHFAELAEYLNYLYVVDEDKKLVGVVSYKDLILGNLEDKIEEVMYNRVVKADVLTDQEDAAQLISRYDFVTLPIVEKDNTLAGVITVDDVIDVVMQEANEDIEKLSASGKSIDFNTPALTAAYRRLPWLILLLFIGLFSGGIISRFENTLQTVVALTFFMPMIAGMTGNTGTQSLSVVVRGLASQKLDYKQTIQLIIRELWVGIIIGAICSVLILLIAYVWQGNFVLGIVVGSSLLMTLIIGTLAGTIIPLVLYRFNIDPAVASGPLITTINDILSLLIYFGMATLFISQLM; via the coding sequence ATGTCCGTAGCATTGCTTGAAGACGAAATCACATTGGCTTTGATAAAGGCCTTAAAAGAAGGCAAGATAAATGAATTTCAGGACATCCTGGAAGAACTTCAGCCATATGATATGGCCATACAGTACCGGCATCTGCCGGACAAGCACCGCAATAAATTCCTGCTGTTTCTGACAATACGCCAATTGACGGAAGTGATGCAGGAACTCTCCAAAAATGAGCAGATCGATATTCTCCACAAATTGGGGCTGGAAAAATCGGCAAAAGTCCTTGACCGTATGGACAATGACGACTTAGCGTTGCTGTTGGCCGATTTGGAACCCGAACGAATCGAAGAGCTACTGTCGCAGATCAATCAGGACGATTCCAGATTTGTCCAAAACACCATGACTTACCCCCCTGAAACTGCCGGCCGTCTGATGAATAACCGCTATGTGTGGATTCCACGCCATTACACAATTCGGGAAGCCGTCGACAAAATTAAGCATTTTGCCGAATTAGCGGAATACCTAAACTACCTTTATGTCGTAGATGAGGACAAGAAATTGGTAGGCGTCGTCTCCTATAAGGATTTGATCCTCGGAAATCTTGAAGACAAAATTGAGGAAGTCATGTACAACCGCGTCGTGAAAGCCGACGTATTGACCGACCAGGAAGACGCGGCCCAATTGATCAGCCGTTATGATTTTGTCACGCTTCCGATTGTGGAAAAAGACAATACCCTCGCAGGGGTGATAACGGTCGATGATGTCATCGATGTCGTTATGCAGGAAGCAAATGAAGATATCGAAAAACTATCGGCTTCGGGTAAATCAATCGACTTTAACACTCCAGCATTAACTGCAGCGTATCGCCGCTTGCCCTGGCTCATTCTTCTGCTGTTTATCGGCCTGTTTTCCGGCGGCATCATCAGCCGTTTTGAAAATACATTGCAGACAGTAGTTGCTTTGACGTTCTTTATGCCGATGATTGCCGGCATGACAGGAAACACTGGGACCCAGTCACTGTCCGTTGTGGTCCGTGGACTGGCTTCACAAAAGCTGGACTACAAGCAAACCATCCAGCTGATCATCAGGGAATTATGGGTCGGCATCATCATCGGCGCCATCTGTTCTGTACTCATCTTATTAATAGCGTATGTATGGCAAGGCAATTTTGTGCTGGGCATAGTGGTCGGCAGTTCCCTGCTAATGACTTTAATCATTGGTACGTTAGCCGGAACCATTATTCCTCTTGTGCTTTATCGATTCAATATCGATCCAGCGGTGGCATCCGGCCCTCTAATTACGACCATCAATGATATCCTGTCGTTGCTGATTTATTTCGGCATGGCGACCCTGTTTATTTCTCAATTGATGTAA